GCGCATGAAGATGGAGGTCAGGTGCAGCCGGTCGCCATGGGCTATGTAGAAGGTCAGGCAGAGCTCCAGAAGCAGGAGCACGTCCATGACCACGATGACGACCCGCTGGCGGGGGTTGATGCTTCCGATGCTGCTCATGCCTGCTCTCCTCTTGGGAGGGCCGGGCCGCCCGCCGGCGGTTGGAGGGGCGGGCGGCCCGGCAAGGGCTGGGGTTGGGGCGTGTTGACTACTTCTTCTTGCTCAGGTCCTGCTTGGTCACGTTCATGACCTTCACGGCGTGGTACTTGTCGTTGTCGGACGTGTAGGCGATGCGCAGGATGTCGCCCGGCTCGGGCGGGATGCCGATCTTGGCCTCGGACACGTCGAAGACCGTGACGGTGCCCGTGGGGGTGCCGTACTTGTTCTCCGGCGTGAAGTTGATGTCGTATTCCTCGATCTTGATGGTCTTGGCGGCCTTGTCGTTCTCGATGCACTTGCCTTGGGCCACCATGCCGGCCCAGGCGGCGGCGCACAGCAGAACCGTCAAGGCGAAGGCCGCTATGGAGGTCACAAACAGTCTCTTCATGGTGTCACTCCCGGTGCCTCGGCGCTCAGGCCGCGCTGTTATTGGCGTTTCTCTTTTCCCGCAGCTCGTTGGCCGCTCCGCTGATCATGACCCTCATGATCACGATGCAGATCACGGAGATGGCGCCGAGAATGATCACGGCCGAGGCGGCGTTGAACTTGAACTGCTTGAGGATGATCGAAATCATGCAACAGAGCACGGCGCAGCCGAAGACGACGCGAATGCCGTAGCCCTTGGCGTACTTGGTGGCGATGGTGCCGATCTGGGCGCCCACGGCCGCGCCGGTGAGCATGACGAACACCGCGACCATCTCGATGCGGCCCTTCAGGGCATAGGTGAACGCGCCGTACAGGCCGGAGATCATGACCTCGAAGAGGTCCGTGCCCACGGAGATGTGGGTCGGGCAGCCGATGAGGTAGATCAGGGCGGGCATGCGGAACAGGCCGCCGCCGATGCCCAGAAAGCCGGCCAGGATGCCGGTGACCAGGCTGACCAGGATGGGCAGCCAGAACGAGCAGGTGATGCCCGCGGCCTTGAAGTGCATCATGGGCGGGATGTTGATCTTATGCATGGTCTTGTACCAGGTGATGCCCTCGGTGCCGTGCTCGCCGGTGATGCCCTTCTTCTTCTTGTTCACGGCCTTGGCGTAGTCGTAGAAGACTATCCAGGCGATGAGCAGGAGCAGAAACACGTAGGCCCAGCGGACCACGGAGCCGAGGTTGCCGAGACGCTCCAGGTGCATGACGATCTGGGCGCCGATTTCGATGCCGATCATGGTGCCGGCCAGCATGACGAAGCCGAGCTTATAGTCCACGTTGCCGAACTTCGAGTGGCGCACCGTGGAGATCATGGACTTGCCCGCGATGTGGGCCATGTCCGTTCCGATGGCGAAGGCCATGGGGAAACCCAGGATGTTCAGGCCCGGGGTCACCATCCAGGCGCCCGCCATGCCGAAGAAGCCGCCGATGACGCCCACGGCGAACCCGATGAGAACAAGTCCGGGCCAGAAGATGTTCACGCCCGCGATGGGCATGTGCATATACAACCATTCCATGCTGTGCACTCCTTGCGTTGGGCGTGTCGAACTAGTGTTCCACGATGCTGCGCTTGGTCAGGTCCAAACCACAACGCGAGATTATGAAGTCCATCAGGAATCCCAGGAAACCACCATAACCTGCGGTGAGGACCACCGCCCAGATGGCGTTAAGCAGCATATTCATGTTGTAGAGGTCCGCGAAGTAGTGCAGAACCACGTTCTTCACGACCCGCGTGTCCGCCACGACCACGAGTTCGGAAGCGCCTCCACCGGCGGCCCAGACGAGCTGGGGCAGCACGGCCAGCAATGCCAGAATCAGGGGAAGAACCTTCGCCGTTCTCGTCAGCATCACAAACCCTCCAGTGTTTCCATCCATTCCCTTTCAAACCAGTGCCGGGAGTCGTCCCGACGCTCCCTCCAGGCTCCGGGGAGGGAGAACCGGGAAAAAATCCCCGGGCGGTGGCCCTGCCTGAACTCGCAACAAAGCAACCTCCATGCCAAAGACAGGACCGCGCAACAGAACCCTAACCGACTGAAATACAAAAAAATTTATTTATATTGACTTTGGCGAGGATTTGCGAGAATCGTGACCAGGCTTGTGAAAAATAACACGCTAGATCAAGGCCGGAACCTTCGCTCGGAGATCGCAATGACCGGACCGCTCTTTGCCGGAACGTTACGTCAACTGTTCGCCAATCTGAGCATCCGGGCCAAACTTCTGGTCACGGTAATCCCTTCCGTGGTCCTCATTCTGGCCGTCACTGGCTACGCAACATATAGAATTTCAAGCAGTTTCATCGAAACAGCCCTGGAGCGGACCGTCCGGGTGCAAAACATGGCCACAGCCCACGCCTTGACCCGGCGCCTGGATCAATGTCGCACGGCTCTCCTGCTGTTCTCGCAAGAAAACCTCTCCCCGGGCACCATGCGGGAGTTTCTCGCAAAGGAAATGACCCTCGGCGCGCCGATGTTCCGTGAATTCGCCTTCCTGCCCGCGCACAACGGCCCGTCCATCTTCCTCCTGGTCCAGGACGGCCAGATTCTTCGGGTTCCCCCGGAGCGGCTGCGGGAAATCCGCCCCAATCCGATCCTCTCGGTGGAAAAAGCCGCCTCGCTGGAACACGGGGAGGTCTGGATCTCCCCCGTCGTGACGACGGAGTACCCGGCCATAGGCGAAGGAGACACGGCCAAGCGGACGGCCTCCCCGGTGATCCGCCTGGTGACGCCCTGCGACGCCGGGCCCGCGGGAAAGGGGCTGCTGGTCCTCTCCCTGGACGCCCGCGACTTGCGCAACCTGCTTTCACTCTACAACTCCTCAAAGTCGCCGCTCTGGGCCTTCACCCGCAGCGGGGAACTGCGCTACCACTTCCTGCTGGACACGGACGGCTGGATACTCCTCCAGTCCAGCGACCCGGACCGGGCCGACGACGATCTGGCAACATATCTGGCAAGATCCGGATACGAGGGAACCCTGGGCCGGGCCCATCTGCCCATGGCTTTCCGCCCCAACGAAGTCTACCACCAGTTCTGGACCATGGTGGCTGATCTGCGCGACGGCAAGAGCGGCGGTTACATCGGGGAAAACGGTGGCGGAGATTTCTCGGGATCGCGCACCTTCTTCATGGCCTATGCGCCGATCTACTTCACACCGGTCCAGGGCGAGCCCCCCCAGATATACGCCGGACTGGCCTTCCTCGACCACAGCAAGCTCACCCTGGCGGCGGGCTACAAGCATCTGGACGTGATGTTCCTCATCACCCTGCTGACCATCGCGGCGGTGGCGGGCATGGTCTTCTTCCTGGCCAAGGCAGTGACCTCCCCGATCCTGCGCCTGGCCAAGGCCGTGGGCGAGGCCGACCTCACCGGCGGGATTCAGGAGATCGACCTGCCTTCCTCGGGCTACGAGACCAACCTCCTCAAGCGGGCGGTGAACAAGATGCTCGCGGCCCTGCGGCTGCAACTGGAGGAGATCCGCATCCGCGATCAGGCCATCCACAACCAGAGTCTGAACCAGCGAGTCATCGAGGATGAGGACGCGCCGGAGCCTGGCGACGGCCAGAATCCCATCCCCGGCATCCTGGGCGCCGGGCCCAAGATCGAGGAACTGCGCTCGGACATCCTCAAGGCCGCGCGCGTGGATGTGGACGTGCTCATCATCGGCGAGACCGGCACGGGCAAGCAGCTGGCGGCCGAGGCCATCCACAACCTGAGCTCCCGAACCGACAAGCCGTTCATCTCCATCAACTGCGGAGCCCTGGACGAAAATCTGCTCCTGGACACCCTCTTCGGCCACGTCAAAGGGGCCTTCACCGAGGCCAAGACCGACCGCAAGGGCGCATTCCTGGAAGCCGACGGCGGCACCCTCTTCCTGGACGAGATCCAGTCCGCATCGCCCAAGGTCCAGCAGGCGCTGCTGCGCTCCGTGGCCATGCGAAAGATCAAGCCGTTGGGCAGCGACCAGGAGCTGGACGTGGACGTGCGACTCGTGGCCGCCACCAACGCCGACCTCACCGAACTCATCGAAAGAAGGCTGTTCCGCGAGGATCTCTACTTCCGGCTCAAGGTCATCACCCTGCACACCCCGGCCCTGCGCGAACACAAGGAGAGCATCCCGATCCTGGCCCGGGCCTATCTGCGCCAGGCCGAGACCCTGGTGAACAAGCAGGGCCTGGCCCTCTCCCGGGGCGCCCTGGAGAAGATGAAGAATTACAACTGGCCGGGCAACATCCGCGAACTCATCAACTGCATCACCCGGGCGGCGGTCATGGCCGAGGGCGACCTGATCCTGGCCGAGGACGTGCGCCTGGAGGGCGACGGGCGCGGTCAGCCTTCCGGCGACGGCTCCTCGCGGCTCCTGGCCGCGCGGCCTCCGGCGCAGCCCGGCATGGCGGGCGAATCCCGGCCGGCGCCCGGCCCGGTCCCGCCTTCCAGGCCTCTGGAAAGCTACGTGCCCGAAGGGGTGCGCCTCAGTTCACGCCAGCTCAGGGTTCTGCCGCTCATCGTGACCCGGGGCGAGGTGACCCGCAACGACTACCAGGAGCTGGCCGGAGGCGGCCTGCCGTCGCGCACGGCCATCTACGACCTTCAGGATCTGGTCAAAAAGGGCGTACTCCTGCGCGAGGGACGCGGCCCGGCCACGCGATACGTCCTGGCGCGGAGCCGGGAGTAGGGGGCGATCATGCTGCGTCGACTCTTCAAGCGCAAGAAGCGGGATCCGCAACTGGCGGCGGGTCTGTTCAAGGCCAAGTACTCCCAGTTCAAGGCCCTGCTGGAATCCAACTCCGAGCTGCTCCAGCTGCTCACGGACCTGGAGCAGAAGCTGCGCGGGGACACCGTCTTCGGCATGGCCTACGTCCGGTCGCAGGCGTCGCGCATCGTCTTTCACGCCGTGCGCATGGCGAACAATTTCGACAAGCTCTCCTCCGGCCGTCTGCCCGCCCTGCGCGAGGTGGTCCGGCGCCTGAGCGGCGAGATCGCCTCCCTGGCCGAAATCAAACACCACGAAACGGCGGCGGCCTACATCCTGCCCTACCCGGCCATCTCCCGCGACCTGGTGGACAGCGTCGGCGGCAAGAACGCCAACCTGGGCGAGATCGCCGGCCGGGCCGGGCTACCCATCCCGGACGGCTTCGCCATCACCACGGCGGGCTACGAGGCTTTCGTACGTCACGGCGGCTTTCTGGACGAGGTCAAACGCCTGGAGCTGGAGGTGGACCCGGCCGACCCCGAAACCATGGTCACGGCCAGCGAGGGCATCCAGCGCCTGTTCCTCACGGCCGACGCTCCCGAAGACCTCTCCGAGGCCATACTCTCGGCCTACGCCGACCTCTGCGTCCGCCGCGGCGCGGGCCCCGAGGGTCTGCCCATCTCCATGCGCAGCAGCGCCATCGGCGAGGACTCCGAGCTGTCCTTCGCCGGGCAGTACCTGAGCGTGCTCAACGTGCGGCCCGACCGCATCCTGGACAACTACCGTCGCATCCTGGCCAGCCTGTTCACCCCCCGAGCCATCGCCTACCGGCTGCACAAGGGCATCCCGGACGAGGACATCGCCATGAGCGTCGCCTGCCTGGAGATGGTCGAGGCCAAGGCCAGCGGCGTCATGTACTCCCGCCACCCTTTCGATCTGCTGGACGAGAACGTGCTCATCAACGCGGTCTGGGGTCTTGGGCCCTACGCCGTGGACGGGGTCGTGACCCCGGACGTCTACCGATTCACCAGGGAGGACGAGCCCAGGCCGCTGGAGACGCGCGTGGCGGTCAAGGACCGCCGTCTGGTGGCCCGGCCCGGCGGCGTCCTGGAGGACGAGCGCGTCCCCGAGGAGGAGGCTTCCCGCCCCTGTCTGGACGAGGAGCAGGCCCGGCTCCTGGCCTCCTACGCCGTGCGCCTGGAGCGCCACTATCACTGCCCGCAGGACATCGAATGGGCCCTGAACACCGAGGGCAGGCTCGTGCTGCTCCAGGCCCGCCCCCTGCGCGCCGAGGCCGGAAGCGGCCCGCGTCCCACAACCGGACCGGTCCCCGGCCGCGAGATCCTGCTCGAGGGCGGCGACGCGGCCTGCCCGGGCGTCGGCGCGGGCCCGGTGCGCCACGTCTGGCCGGACAGCGACCTGACGACCTTTCCCGAAGGCGCGGTGCTCGTGGCCGAGCATTCCTCGCCCAAGTACGCCCTGATCCTCCCGCGCATCCAGGCCGTGGTCACCAACGCGGGCAGCGTCACCGGCCACATGGCCTCCCTGGCCCGAGAATACGGCGTGCCCTCCCTGCTGAACACCCGTACGGCCACGGACGTGCTCAAGGAGGGCGAAATCGTCACCGTGGACGCCTTCTCCGGCCGGATCTACCGGGGCGAGGTGCCGGAGCTGCTCCGGCTGCGCCAGGACAAGGGCCGGTTCATGAAGGACACCCCGGTCTACGAAATCCTCCGCCGTCTGGGCGAACTGGTGACGCCGCTGTATCTCACCGACCCTCGTTCGCCGGATTTCAGGCCCGAGAAGTGCCGCACCGTGCATGACCTCATGCGCCTGATCCACGAGCTGTCCTACGGCGAGATGTTCGCCATCAGCGACCTGGCCGCCGACCACGGCACCTTCGCGGTCAAGCTGACGGCTCCCCTGCCCCTGGACCTCTACCTCATCGACCTGGGCGGGGGCCTGGCCGAAGCTCCGGGCTGGACCCGGCGCGTGCGGCCGGAGCAGGTCACCTCCGCGCCGTTCAAGGCGCTGCTGGCCGGCATGCTCCTGCCCGAGCTGCGCCACGCCGAGCCCAGGCCCGTGGACATGAAGGGCTTCTTCTCGGTCATGAGCCAGCAGATGCTGACCAACCCCGAGGGAGCCGAACGCTTCGGAGACAAGAGCTACGCGCTCATCTCGGACAAGTACCTGAATTTCAGCTCCCGGGTGGGCTACCACTACAGCGTGCTTGACGCCTATTGCGGCCTGACCATGAACAAGAACTACATCAGCTTCCAGTTCAAGGGCGGGGCCGCCGACGACGTGCGCAAGAACCGCAGGGTGCGGTCCATCGCGCGCATCCTGGAGGAGCACGACTTCAACGTGGAGGTGGCCGGGGACCGGGTGGTGGCGCGCTTCCAGAAGTACGACGCCGAGGCCACGGCCGCGCGCCTGGACATGCTCGGCCGCCTGCTCATCTTCACCCGCCAGATGGACATGCTCATGATCGACGAGGGGAGCGTGCGGCGCGTCTCGCAATGTTTCCTGGACGGGGACTACCACTACGAGGGCAATGGCGCGTCCGGCGCCCGCGACGGGGAGAACGGCTAGCGGCAGCCGAGAAAGGTCGCGTAGCCGCCGCTTCTGCCCAGGCCCGCCCGGCGGATGTCCGGGTCGAGCAGATTCTCGTCGTGGCCCGGCGAGTCCCGCCAACCCTCGAACTGCCGTTCCGGCGAGGGGTCCGGCAGGCGCAGGCCCACGTTCTCCACGCAGTGGTTGGAGTCCGCGCGGGCGAAACGCTCGTCGAAGCCGTCGTGGGAGAGCTTTCCCCCCCGTTCCATGCCCCGGCTGTGGGACAGGGCCAGACGGTCCAGGACCGCGTCGCGGTGGAGCGCGGCCAGGCCGTGTTCCTGGCGGTAGGCGTTGATCCGCGCCAGCAGCTCGTCCTCGAAGCCTCCCGCCATGGACGGCGCGGTCGTCGCCAGGACCGCCAGAACGGCCGCCAGGACGGCCGCCCGACGGATCATCCCGGCAGCCCCAGCTTGGGCGCCAGTGCGGCCCAGACCTCTTCCGGCCGGATTTCGGTCATGCAGCGATGGTGCCCCTCGGGGCAGCGCTTGTGGCCATGCAACCCGCAGGGACGGCAGGAAAGGTCGCGCTCCAGCACCGTGGAGCCCTCCCCGCGCGGAAAGAAGCCCAGAGACCGCGTGGTGGGTCCGAAGAGGGCCGCCAGGGGCACGTCCTGGACCCAGGCCAGGTGCATGGGGCCGGAATCGTTGGTCAGATAGGCCGAGAGCCGTCCGATGACCGCCGCCAGCTCGGGCAGGGAGAGCGCTCCGGCAAGACTCGCGGTGCGCCGCCGGGCCGGATCACCGGCCCCGTCCAGCACGGCCCGGGCCACCCCCTCCTCGCCGGGTCCGGCCAGGAGCAGGATGCGCGCCCCGGCCGAGGCGGCCAG
This is a stretch of genomic DNA from Desulfovibrio aminophilus DSM 12254. It encodes these proteins:
- a CDS encoding sigma 54-interacting transcriptional regulator; translation: MTGPLFAGTLRQLFANLSIRAKLLVTVIPSVVLILAVTGYATYRISSSFIETALERTVRVQNMATAHALTRRLDQCRTALLLFSQENLSPGTMREFLAKEMTLGAPMFREFAFLPAHNGPSIFLLVQDGQILRVPPERLREIRPNPILSVEKAASLEHGEVWISPVVTTEYPAIGEGDTAKRTASPVIRLVTPCDAGPAGKGLLVLSLDARDLRNLLSLYNSSKSPLWAFTRSGELRYHFLLDTDGWILLQSSDPDRADDDLATYLARSGYEGTLGRAHLPMAFRPNEVYHQFWTMVADLRDGKSGGYIGENGGGDFSGSRTFFMAYAPIYFTPVQGEPPQIYAGLAFLDHSKLTLAAGYKHLDVMFLITLLTIAAVAGMVFFLAKAVTSPILRLAKAVGEADLTGGIQEIDLPSSGYETNLLKRAVNKMLAALRLQLEEIRIRDQAIHNQSLNQRVIEDEDAPEPGDGQNPIPGILGAGPKIEELRSDILKAARVDVDVLIIGETGTGKQLAAEAIHNLSSRTDKPFISINCGALDENLLLDTLFGHVKGAFTEAKTDRKGAFLEADGGTLFLDEIQSASPKVQQALLRSVAMRKIKPLGSDQELDVDVRLVAATNADLTELIERRLFREDLYFRLKVITLHTPALREHKESIPILARAYLRQAETLVNKQGLALSRGALEKMKNYNWPGNIRELINCITRAAVMAEGDLILAEDVRLEGDGRGQPSGDGSSRLLAARPPAQPGMAGESRPAPGPVPPSRPLESYVPEGVRLSSRQLRVLPLIVTRGEVTRNDYQELAGGGLPSRTAIYDLQDLVKKGVLLREGRGPATRYVLARSRE
- a CDS encoding PEP/pyruvate-binding domain-containing protein gives rise to the protein MLRRLFKRKKRDPQLAAGLFKAKYSQFKALLESNSELLQLLTDLEQKLRGDTVFGMAYVRSQASRIVFHAVRMANNFDKLSSGRLPALREVVRRLSGEIASLAEIKHHETAAAYILPYPAISRDLVDSVGGKNANLGEIAGRAGLPIPDGFAITTAGYEAFVRHGGFLDEVKRLELEVDPADPETMVTASEGIQRLFLTADAPEDLSEAILSAYADLCVRRGAGPEGLPISMRSSAIGEDSELSFAGQYLSVLNVRPDRILDNYRRILASLFTPRAIAYRLHKGIPDEDIAMSVACLEMVEAKASGVMYSRHPFDLLDENVLINAVWGLGPYAVDGVVTPDVYRFTREDEPRPLETRVAVKDRRLVARPGGVLEDERVPEEEASRPCLDEEQARLLASYAVRLERHYHCPQDIEWALNTEGRLVLLQARPLRAEAGSGPRPTTGPVPGREILLEGGDAACPGVGAGPVRHVWPDSDLTTFPEGAVLVAEHSSPKYALILPRIQAVVTNAGSVTGHMASLAREYGVPSLLNTRTATDVLKEGEIVTVDAFSGRIYRGEVPELLRLRQDKGRFMKDTPVYEILRRLGELVTPLYLTDPRSPDFRPEKCRTVHDLMRLIHELSYGEMFAISDLAADHGTFAVKLTAPLPLDLYLIDLGGGLAEAPGWTRRVRPEQVTSAPFKALLAGMLLPELRHAEPRPVDMKGFFSVMSQQMLTNPEGAERFGDKSYALISDKYLNFSSRVGYHYSVLDAYCGLTMNKNYISFQFKGGAADDVRKNRRVRSIARILEEHDFNVEVAGDRVVARFQKYDAEATAARLDMLGRLLIFTRQMDMLMIDEGSVRRVSQCFLDGDYHYEGNGASGARDGENG
- a CDS encoding DVU0150 family protein; protein product: MLTRTAKVLPLILALLAVLPQLVWAAGGGASELVVVADTRVVKNVVLHYFADLYNMNMLLNAIWAVVLTAGYGGFLGFLMDFIISRCGLDLTKRSIVEH
- a CDS encoding sulfite exporter TauE/SafE family protein, with the translated sequence MEWLYMHMPIAGVNIFWPGLVLIGFAVGVIGGFFGMAGAWMVTPGLNILGFPMAFAIGTDMAHIAGKSMISTVRHSKFGNVDYKLGFVMLAGTMIGIEIGAQIVMHLERLGNLGSVVRWAYVFLLLLIAWIVFYDYAKAVNKKKKGITGEHGTEGITWYKTMHKINIPPMMHFKAAGITCSFWLPILVSLVTGILAGFLGIGGGLFRMPALIYLIGCPTHISVGTDLFEVMISGLYGAFTYALKGRIEMVAVFVMLTGAAVGAQIGTIATKYAKGYGIRVVFGCAVLCCMISIILKQFKFNAASAVIILGAISVICIVIMRVMISGAANELREKRNANNSAA
- a CDS encoding CAP domain-containing protein, translated to MIRRAAVLAAVLAVLATTAPSMAGGFEDELLARINAYRQEHGLAALHRDAVLDRLALSHSRGMERGGKLSHDGFDERFARADSNHCVENVGLRLPDPSPERQFEGWRDSPGHDENLLDPDIRRAGLGRSGGYATFLGCR